From the genome of Longimicrobiaceae bacterium, one region includes:
- a CDS encoding glycosyltransferase, which yields MRVLHVGKYYPPYRGGIETHLEVLCRELRREVELEVVVASPDRRDRVERVDGIDVTRIGTACTLAGAPVCPGMVRKIRESDADIVHLHLPNPAAVLAYLASGRRGRLVASYHSDVVRQRVLDAAFQPIQDRLLDRCDAIISATPNYVRSSAVLSRYRDRCRVIPYGMPVEEFGRGAEEAERVRARYGPRLVVSVGRLVYYKGFEHLIEAMREVDGTLLIVGDGPLRGALEARIRDLGLRDRVFLLGKVDDTAGFYHAADVFVLASVARSEAFGIVQIEAMACGTPVVNTSLDSGVPYVSRDGETGLTVPPADPAALAAAVNRLLDDPDLRARLGRAGRTRVREEFSQEVMTERMLRLYREVLDGSAAARTLTAGEPARPDLALLGGA from the coding sequence ATGCGGGTGCTCCACGTGGGGAAGTACTACCCTCCGTACCGCGGGGGCATCGAGACGCACCTGGAGGTCCTCTGCCGGGAGCTGCGGCGCGAGGTGGAGCTGGAGGTGGTCGTCGCCAGCCCGGACCGGCGCGACCGGGTCGAGCGGGTGGACGGGATCGACGTGACGCGCATCGGCACCGCCTGCACCCTGGCCGGCGCGCCGGTGTGCCCCGGTATGGTGCGGAAGATCCGCGAGTCCGACGCGGACATCGTCCACCTGCACCTCCCCAACCCGGCCGCGGTCCTGGCGTACCTGGCGAGCGGGCGCCGCGGGCGGCTGGTGGCCAGCTACCACAGCGACGTGGTGCGCCAGCGCGTCCTCGACGCGGCGTTCCAGCCCATCCAGGACCGGCTGCTCGACCGCTGCGACGCGATCATCTCCGCGACCCCCAACTACGTACGCAGCTCCGCGGTGCTCTCGCGCTACCGGGACCGCTGCAGGGTGATCCCCTACGGGATGCCGGTGGAGGAGTTCGGGCGGGGGGCCGAGGAGGCCGAGCGCGTCCGCGCCCGGTACGGCCCGCGACTGGTGGTGAGCGTCGGCCGGCTCGTCTACTACAAGGGGTTCGAGCACCTGATCGAGGCCATGCGGGAGGTGGACGGCACGCTCCTCATCGTGGGCGACGGTCCGCTCCGGGGGGCGCTGGAGGCACGGATCCGTGACCTGGGGCTCCGGGACCGCGTCTTCCTGCTCGGAAAGGTGGACGACACCGCGGGCTTCTACCACGCCGCGGACGTCTTCGTCCTCGCGTCGGTGGCCCGGAGCGAGGCGTTCGGGATCGTGCAGATCGAGGCCATGGCGTGCGGCACGCCGGTGGTGAACACGAGCCTCGACTCGGGTGTGCCGTACGTGTCCCGCGACGGGGAGACGGGGCTCACCGTTCCCCCGGCAGACCCGGCCGCGCTCGCCGCGGCGGTCAACCGCCTCCTGGACGACCCGGACCTGCGTGCCCGCCTCGGGCGCGCGGGGCGCACGCGCGTGCGGGAGGAGTTCAGCCAGGAAGTGATGACGGAGCGCATGCTCCGGCTCTACCGCGAGGTGCTCGACGGCTCCGCTGCGGCCCGGACCCTGACGGCCGGCGAGCCCGCGCGCCCCGACCTCGCCCTGCTGGGCGGAGCCTGA
- a CDS encoding polysaccharide biosynthesis/export family protein, which yields MSRALLTLLLLAGLAPVSLSAQAGTGGEPVLRPGDRVAIEVYRNREMSGTFTVAPDSTLLHPVFRGVRVAGVPQGVAEARVREALRRFDADPMFSFGPEYRVFVGGHVREQNQFFLPEVSVAQAISRAGGSTAPDRRYRLRFVRDGRQTVVNLADPAATEILQQPIRSGDQVVIEERPSFSRTYLDPAIRVVQTVGTVLSAYVILTQILRDDDPASSNK from the coding sequence ATGAGTCGAGCACTGCTCACCCTGCTGCTCCTCGCCGGCCTCGCCCCCGTCTCGCTCTCCGCGCAGGCCGGCACCGGCGGCGAGCCGGTGCTCCGTCCGGGCGACCGCGTGGCGATCGAGGTGTACCGGAACCGGGAGATGAGTGGCACCTTCACCGTGGCGCCCGACAGCACCCTCCTGCACCCGGTCTTCCGCGGCGTCCGGGTGGCCGGAGTGCCGCAGGGAGTGGCCGAGGCGCGGGTCCGCGAGGCGCTGCGGCGCTTCGACGCGGACCCCATGTTCTCGTTCGGCCCCGAGTACCGGGTCTTCGTGGGCGGGCACGTCCGTGAGCAGAACCAGTTCTTCCTCCCGGAGGTGAGCGTCGCCCAGGCGATCTCCCGCGCGGGAGGGAGCACGGCACCGGACCGCCGCTACCGGCTCCGCTTCGTGCGCGACGGGAGGCAGACGGTGGTGAACCTCGCCGACCCCGCCGCCACCGAGATCCTGCAGCAGCCGATCCGCTCCGGCGACCAGGTCGTGATCGAGGAGCGCCCGTCGTTCTCGCGCACCTACCTGGACCCCGCGATCCGCGTGGTGCAGACGGTCGGCACCGTGCTCTCCGCGTACGTGATCCTGACGCAGATCCTGCGTGACGACGACCCCGCGTCAAGCAACAAATAG